In Antechinus flavipes isolate AdamAnt ecotype Samford, QLD, Australia chromosome 3, AdamAnt_v2, whole genome shotgun sequence, a genomic segment contains:
- the DNAJC11 gene encoding dnaJ homolog subfamily C member 11 isoform X1 — protein MRPVAKAPGHHQADLSSPGCPWILKPAATAALLGPEASSEELKAAYRRLCMLYHPDKHRDPELKSQAEQLFNLVHQAYEVLSDPQTRAIYDIYGRKGLEMEGWEIVERRRTPAEIREEFERLQREREERRLQQRTNPKGTISVGVDATDLFDRYDEEYEDVPGSGFPQIEINKMHISQSIEAPLTATDTAILSGSLSTQNGNGGGSINFALRRVTSAKGWGEFEFGAGDLQGPLFGLKLFRNLTPRCFITTNCALQFSSRGIRPGLTTVLARNLDKNTMGYLQWRWGIQSAMNTSIVRDTKTSHFTVAFQLGIPHSFALISYQHKFQDDDQTRVKGSLKAGFFGTVVEYGAERKISRHSILGATVSVGVPQGVSLKIKLNRASQTYFFPIHLTDQLLPSAVFYATLGPLVAYFAMHRLIIKPYLRAQKEKELEKQRESTATDVLQKKQEAESAVRLMQESVRRIIEAEESRMGLIILNAWYGKFVNDKSRKNEKVKVIDVTVPLQCLVKDSKLILTEASKAGLPGFYDPCVGEEKSLKVLYQFRGVLHQVMAADNEALRIPKQSHRIDTDG, from the exons ATGCGCCCTGTTGCCAAGGCCCCAGGGCACCACCAGGCAGATCTGAGTAGTCCAGGCTGCCCCTGGATCCTAAAACCTGCAGCGACTGCAGCCCTCTTGGGGCCAGAG gCCTCTTCTGAAGAGTTAAAAGCTGCCTACCGGCGGCTGTGCATGCTTTACCATCCAGACAAGCACCGAGACCCAGAGCTCAAATCACAAGCCGAGCAACTGTTTAACCTTGTCCACCAGGCTTATGAAG ttctcagTGACCCTCAAACCAGGGCCATCTATGATATATATGGGAGAAAAGGACTGGAAATGGAAGGATGGGAG ATTGTGGAGAGGAGGCGAACACCTGCTGAAATCAGAGAAGAGTTTGAGCGGTTGCAGAGAGAGCGAGAGGAGAGGCGGCTTCAGCAGCGCACCAACCCCAAG GGAACCATCAGCGTTGGAGTAGATGCCACGGACCTCTTTGATCGCTATGATGAGGAATACGAAGATGTCCCTGGGAGCGGCTTTCCTCAGATTGAGATTAACAAAATGCACATTTCCCAGTCCATTGAG gcacCCTTGACAGCCACAGACACAGCCATCCTCTCTGGAAGCCTCTCCACCCAGAATGGGAATGGAGGAGGTTCCATTAACTTTGCCCTCCGGCGAGTGACGTCCGCAAAGGGATGGGGAGAG TTTGAATTTGGAGCTGGAGACCTTCAAGGCCCTTTATTTGGCCTGAAGCTGTTTCGTAACCTTACGCCAAGATG CTTTATTACGACCAATTGTGCTCTGCAGTTCTCATCCCGGGGAATCCGGCCCGGCCTGACCACCGTGTTGGCGAGGAACCTGGACAAGAACACCATGGGCTACCTGCAGTGGCGGTGGGGCATCCAGTCGGccatgaacacaagcattgtccGGGACACCAAGACCAGCCACTTCACCGTGGCCTTTCAG CTTGGAATCCCCCACTCCTTTGCATTAATCAGCTATCAACATAAATTCCAAGATGATGATCAGACTCGCGTGAAGGGCTCTCTCAA GGCAGGCTTCTTTGGGACGGTGGTAGAATACGGAGCAGAGAGGAAGATTTCCAGGCACAGTATTTTAGGAGCTACCGTCAGTGTGGGAGTCCCACAGGGCGTCTCTCTCAAAATCAA GCTGAACAGGGCCAGCCAGACTTACTTCTTCCCCATCCACCTGACGGACCAGCTCCTTCCCAGCGCCGTGTTCTATGCCACCCTGGGACCGCTGGTGGCCTACTTTGCCATGCACCGGCTCATCATCAAACCGTACCTCAGGGCTCAGAAGGAGAA agAACTGGAGAAGCAGAGGGAGAGCACAGCCACAGACGTGCTGCAGAAGAAGCAGGAGGCGGAATCTGCC GTCCGGTTGATGCAGGAGTCTGTGAGAAGAATAATTGAGGCCGAAGAGTCCAGAATGG GACTGATCATCCTGAATGCCTGGTATGGCAAGTTTGTTAACGACAAGAGCAGGAAGAATGAGAAGGTGAAGGTGATCGATGTGACTGTTCCCCTGCAGTGCTTGGTGAAGGACTCCAAACTCATCCTCACAGAAGCCTCCAAG GCCGGGCTTCCTGGGTTCTATGACCCGTGTGTGGGCGAAGAGAAGAGCCTAAAGGTGCTTTACCAGTTTCGGGGCGTGCTGCACCAAGTGATGGCGGCGGACAATGAAGCCCTCCGGATACCAAAGCAAT CTCACAGGATCGATACAGATGGATAA
- the DNAJC11 gene encoding dnaJ homolog subfamily C member 11 isoform X2: protein MATALSEEELDNEDYYSLLNVRREASSEELKAAYRRLCMLYHPDKHRDPELKSQAEQLFNLVHQAYEVLSDPQTRAIYDIYGRKGLEMEGWEIVERRRTPAEIREEFERLQREREERRLQQRTNPKGTISVGVDATDLFDRYDEEYEDVPGSGFPQIEINKMHISQSIEAPLTATDTAILSGSLSTQNGNGGGSINFALRRVTSAKGWGEFEFGAGDLQGPLFGLKLFRNLTPRCFITTNCALQFSSRGIRPGLTTVLARNLDKNTMGYLQWRWGIQSAMNTSIVRDTKTSHFTVAFQLGIPHSFALISYQHKFQDDDQTRVKGSLKAGFFGTVVEYGAERKISRHSILGATVSVGVPQGVSLKIKLNRASQTYFFPIHLTDQLLPSAVFYATLGPLVAYFAMHRLIIKPYLRAQKEKELEKQRESTATDVLQKKQEAESAVRLMQESVRRIIEAEESRMGLIILNAWYGKFVNDKSRKNEKVKVIDVTVPLQCLVKDSKLILTEASKAGLPGFYDPCVGEEKSLKVLYQFRGVLHQVMAADNEALRIPKQSHRIDTDG from the exons gCCTCTTCTGAAGAGTTAAAAGCTGCCTACCGGCGGCTGTGCATGCTTTACCATCCAGACAAGCACCGAGACCCAGAGCTCAAATCACAAGCCGAGCAACTGTTTAACCTTGTCCACCAGGCTTATGAAG ttctcagTGACCCTCAAACCAGGGCCATCTATGATATATATGGGAGAAAAGGACTGGAAATGGAAGGATGGGAG ATTGTGGAGAGGAGGCGAACACCTGCTGAAATCAGAGAAGAGTTTGAGCGGTTGCAGAGAGAGCGAGAGGAGAGGCGGCTTCAGCAGCGCACCAACCCCAAG GGAACCATCAGCGTTGGAGTAGATGCCACGGACCTCTTTGATCGCTATGATGAGGAATACGAAGATGTCCCTGGGAGCGGCTTTCCTCAGATTGAGATTAACAAAATGCACATTTCCCAGTCCATTGAG gcacCCTTGACAGCCACAGACACAGCCATCCTCTCTGGAAGCCTCTCCACCCAGAATGGGAATGGAGGAGGTTCCATTAACTTTGCCCTCCGGCGAGTGACGTCCGCAAAGGGATGGGGAGAG TTTGAATTTGGAGCTGGAGACCTTCAAGGCCCTTTATTTGGCCTGAAGCTGTTTCGTAACCTTACGCCAAGATG CTTTATTACGACCAATTGTGCTCTGCAGTTCTCATCCCGGGGAATCCGGCCCGGCCTGACCACCGTGTTGGCGAGGAACCTGGACAAGAACACCATGGGCTACCTGCAGTGGCGGTGGGGCATCCAGTCGGccatgaacacaagcattgtccGGGACACCAAGACCAGCCACTTCACCGTGGCCTTTCAG CTTGGAATCCCCCACTCCTTTGCATTAATCAGCTATCAACATAAATTCCAAGATGATGATCAGACTCGCGTGAAGGGCTCTCTCAA GGCAGGCTTCTTTGGGACGGTGGTAGAATACGGAGCAGAGAGGAAGATTTCCAGGCACAGTATTTTAGGAGCTACCGTCAGTGTGGGAGTCCCACAGGGCGTCTCTCTCAAAATCAA GCTGAACAGGGCCAGCCAGACTTACTTCTTCCCCATCCACCTGACGGACCAGCTCCTTCCCAGCGCCGTGTTCTATGCCACCCTGGGACCGCTGGTGGCCTACTTTGCCATGCACCGGCTCATCATCAAACCGTACCTCAGGGCTCAGAAGGAGAA agAACTGGAGAAGCAGAGGGAGAGCACAGCCACAGACGTGCTGCAGAAGAAGCAGGAGGCGGAATCTGCC GTCCGGTTGATGCAGGAGTCTGTGAGAAGAATAATTGAGGCCGAAGAGTCCAGAATGG GACTGATCATCCTGAATGCCTGGTATGGCAAGTTTGTTAACGACAAGAGCAGGAAGAATGAGAAGGTGAAGGTGATCGATGTGACTGTTCCCCTGCAGTGCTTGGTGAAGGACTCCAAACTCATCCTCACAGAAGCCTCCAAG GCCGGGCTTCCTGGGTTCTATGACCCGTGTGTGGGCGAAGAGAAGAGCCTAAAGGTGCTTTACCAGTTTCGGGGCGTGCTGCACCAAGTGATGGCGGCGGACAATGAAGCCCTCCGGATACCAAAGCAAT CTCACAGGATCGATACAGATGGATAA